A portion of the Sabethes cyaneus chromosome 3, idSabCyanKW18_F2, whole genome shotgun sequence genome contains these proteins:
- the LOC128741714 gene encoding gustatory and odorant receptor 24, which produces MSLYFNQDSLQYVEMEPEQKHQIRFLNVAPALQDEPTARPFHGFNNRVGFPPEVREAFGGGAELKSDIVYENSKPIYSVLRALSVLPITRPSMGVTMFTCASPAMAYCATFLLLLAAYVIFILIGKIHMVRTLEGRFEEAVIAYLFIVNVLPLLIIPMMWYESRKVVDLLNDWVEFEVLYRKTAGRDLALQLKTKSLLIAVLLPMMSCAAVGITHVTMVDFELIQVILYCILDTLIYMMGGYWYITCETLSTTANILADDFQKALRHVGPAAMVSDYRSLWLRLSKLARNTGFATCYTFTFICLYLFFIITLSIYGLLSQISDGFGIKDIGLAVTAFCSIGLLFFICDEAHYASFNVRTNFQKKLLMVELSWMNSDAQTEINMFLRATEINPSSINLGGFFDVNRTLFKSLLATMVTYLVVLLQFQISIPDDPSSILAQNFTSHK; this is translated from the exons ATGAGTTTATACTTCAACCAGGATTCGCTGCAGTATGTCGAGATGGAACCGGAGCAAAAGCACCAGATTAGATTCCTGAACGTAGCACCTGCCTTGCAGGATGAACCAACGGCTAGGCCATTTCACGGCTTTAATAATCGGGTTGGATTTCCACCGGAAGTAAGAGAAGCGTTCGGTGGCGGTGCGGAATTGAAGTCG GATATAGTTTATGAAAATTCCAAACCAATTTACTCGGTTCTGCGAGCCTTGAGTGTGTTACCGATTACAAGGCCTTCAATGGGTGTTACGATGTTCACCTGTGCAAGCCCAGCTATGGCTTATTGTGCAACGTTTTTGCTCTTGTTAGCG GCCTACGTCATTTTCATCTTGATTGGTAAGATCCACATGGTTCGTACGCTGGAAGGTCGCTTCGAGGAAGCCGTAATTGCGTACCTTTTCATCGTTAATGTTCTACCGTTGTTGATTATTCCGATGATGTGGTACGAAAGCCGAAAGGTGGTCGACCTGCTGAACGATTGGGTGGAGTTCGAGGTCCTGTATCGTAAAACGGCTGGCCGCGATTTGGCATTGCAGCTCAAGACGAAGTCTTTGTTGATTGCTGTCCTACTGCCGATGATGTCGTGTGCTGCCGTTGGTATTACTCACGTTACGATGGTGGATTTCGAGTTGATTCAGGTCATTCTCTACTGCATTCTGGATACGCTGATCTACATGATGGGTGGATATTGGTACATAACGTGTGAAACTCTGAGCACAACTGCTAACATTTTAGCCGACGATTTTCAAAAG GCGCTGAGACACGTCGGTCCAGCTGCGATGGTATCGGACTATCGCTCGCTGTGGCTTCGTTTAAGTAAACTGGCTCGAAACACTGGCTTCGCGACCTGTTACACTTTCACCTTCATCTGTCTGTACTTGTTTTTCATCATTACACTGTCAATCTATGGGTTATTGTCGCAAATTTCCGATGGGTTCGGAATTAAGGATATCGGATTGGCGGTGACCGCCTTCTGTAGCATTGGTcttctgtttttcatttgtgaCGAAGCCCACTATGCGTCGTTTAATGTGAGAACGAATTTTCAGAAGAAACTGCTCATGGTGGAACTGAGCTGGATGAATTCGGATGCCCAGACGGAGATCAACATGTTTCTGCGGGCAACGGAAATAAATCCTTCCAGTATCAATCTTGGAGGGTTCTTCGACGTGAACAGGACTTTGTTTAAATCG cTACTGGCTACCATGGTTACCTATTTGGTTGTCCTGCTGCAGTTCCAGATTAGCATTCCCGACGATCCGAGTTCAATATTGGCACAGAATTTTACCTCTCATAAGTAA